A window from Dissulfurirhabdus thermomarina encodes these proteins:
- the rpoB gene encoding DNA-directed RNA polymerase subunit beta: protein MTTKTQRIRKNFGRVKGTVGVPNLIDLQRVSYAQFLQRDVAPEAREDIGMQAAFKSVFPITDFTGASSLEFVEYSIGEPKYTVEECLSRGATYEAPVKIVVRLLSYDVDKESGVQSIRDIKEQEIYFGTVPLMTRTGTFIINGTERVVVSQLQRSPGVFFAHDKGKVHASGKLLYSARIIPVRGSWVDLEFDPKDILYVRIDRRRKFPVTTLLKALGYDAEAILREFYHWDVFHLDGKLLYRKVQPETLLGQRTSVEIAHPRTGDILLRKHRKFTKTLLRRLAEEGIERVPVVEEDVLGRIVARDIVDTATGEVLVAANTALTQEDLELLREKGIREFETLFIDGVRVSASMRETLLLDRAQSQEEAVLEIYRRLRPSSPMTLEVAEKFFHSLFFNPDTYDLSEVGRYKMNERLGLDTPLTQRTLRPEDILATVKELVRLKDQQGPVDDIDHLGNRRVRSVGELIENQYRIGLVRMERAIKERMTLQEIETLMPNDLVNPKPVSSVLKEFFGASQLSQFMDQTNPISEVTHKRRLSALGPGGLSRERAGFEVRDVHPTHYGRICPIETPEGPNIGLIVSLSTYGRINRYGFIETPYLKVVDRKVTGEVVYLTASEEEGQTIAQATTEVDKKGRIVADRVGARRRGEFVIVPAEEITYIDVAPNQMVSVSASLIPFLENDDANRALMGSNMQRQAVPLLVSEAPLVGTGMETHVARDSGVTVIARRDGWVEDVDARRLVVAYDEDEKQGLPVEVDIHKLTKYQKSNQTTTLNQRPLVKPGQRVRAGQVLVDGPSTDRGELALGRNVVVAFMPWRGYNFEDAIVVSERIARDDVFTSVHIEEFEVEARDTKLGKEEITRDIPNVGEDALKNLDDSGIVRIGAEVKAGDILVGKVTPKGETQLSPEEKLLRAIFGEKAGDVRDTSLRVPPGIEGVVVDAKVFSRKGVEKDTRSKAIEDLEIAQILKDQEDEITVIRRTTLKKLESVLVGKKAAVAIKGAKGQVLLDKGTKITRELLEKIPVYRLRDLTLEGKKKIEPAVGEALAWYEAEVARIKNYFEGKIERLKKGDELPPGVIKMVKVYVAMKRKLSVGDKMAGRHGNKGVVSCIVPMEDMPYFADGTPVDIVLNPLGVPSRMNVGQILEVHLGWAAKNLGAQLAQLARERRVAEIREKLSRIYSKEEVEALIGGKDDDGVCETALELEAGIPVATPVFDGAREDAIRHLLVEAGQSELGEVTLYDGQTGEPFAEPVTVGVMYMLKLHHLVDDKIHARSTGPYSLVTQQPLGGKAQFGGQRLGEMEVWAMEAYGAAYSLQEFLTVKSDDVVGRSRMYEKIVKGNNFLEAGLPESFNVLVKELQGLCLDIELLE, encoded by the coding sequence ATGACGACAAAGACGCAGCGGATCAGGAAGAACTTCGGCCGGGTCAAGGGGACCGTCGGCGTCCCGAATCTGATCGATCTCCAGCGGGTCTCCTACGCCCAGTTCCTGCAGCGCGACGTGGCTCCCGAGGCCCGCGAAGACATCGGGATGCAGGCGGCCTTCAAGAGCGTGTTCCCCATCACCGACTTCACCGGGGCCTCTTCCCTGGAGTTCGTGGAGTACTCCATCGGGGAGCCCAAGTACACCGTGGAGGAATGCCTCTCCCGGGGCGCCACCTACGAGGCCCCGGTCAAGATCGTGGTCCGCCTGCTTTCCTACGACGTGGACAAGGAAAGCGGCGTCCAGAGCATCCGGGACATCAAGGAGCAGGAGATCTACTTCGGCACCGTGCCCCTCATGACCCGGACCGGCACCTTCATCATCAACGGCACCGAGCGGGTGGTGGTGAGCCAGCTCCAGCGCTCCCCCGGCGTCTTCTTCGCCCACGACAAGGGCAAGGTCCACGCCAGCGGCAAGCTCCTCTATTCGGCCCGCATCATCCCGGTCCGCGGTTCCTGGGTGGATCTCGAATTCGACCCCAAGGACATCCTCTACGTCCGGATCGACCGGCGCCGGAAGTTCCCGGTCACCACGCTGCTCAAGGCCCTGGGCTACGACGCCGAGGCCATCCTCCGCGAGTTCTACCACTGGGACGTCTTCCACCTGGACGGGAAGCTCCTCTACCGGAAGGTCCAGCCCGAGACCCTGCTCGGCCAGCGGACCTCCGTCGAGATCGCCCATCCCCGGACGGGCGACATCCTGCTGCGCAAGCATCGGAAGTTCACCAAGACCCTGCTGCGCCGGCTCGCCGAGGAGGGCATCGAGCGGGTGCCCGTGGTGGAGGAGGACGTCCTGGGCCGCATCGTGGCCCGCGACATCGTGGACACCGCCACCGGCGAGGTCCTCGTGGCGGCCAACACGGCGCTCACCCAGGAGGACCTGGAACTCCTCCGGGAGAAGGGCATCCGGGAGTTCGAGACCCTCTTCATCGACGGCGTCCGGGTCAGCGCCTCCATGCGGGAGACCCTCCTCCTGGACCGGGCGCAGAGCCAGGAGGAGGCCGTTCTCGAGATCTACCGGCGGCTCCGGCCGAGCAGCCCCATGACCCTCGAGGTGGCGGAGAAGTTCTTCCACTCCCTCTTCTTCAACCCCGACACCTACGACCTCTCCGAGGTGGGGCGCTACAAGATGAACGAGCGGCTGGGCCTCGACACCCCGCTCACCCAGCGGACGCTCCGGCCCGAGGACATCCTGGCGACCGTCAAGGAGTTGGTCCGGCTCAAGGACCAGCAGGGGCCCGTGGACGACATCGACCACCTCGGCAACCGCCGGGTCCGCTCGGTGGGGGAGCTCATCGAGAACCAGTACCGGATCGGCCTCGTGCGCATGGAGCGGGCCATCAAGGAGCGCATGACCCTCCAGGAGATCGAGACCCTGATGCCCAACGACCTGGTGAACCCGAAGCCGGTCAGCTCCGTGCTCAAGGAATTCTTCGGGGCCAGCCAGCTCTCCCAATTCATGGACCAGACGAACCCCATCTCGGAGGTCACCCACAAGCGGCGCTTGTCGGCCCTGGGGCCGGGCGGCCTTTCCCGCGAGCGGGCCGGCTTCGAGGTGCGGGACGTGCACCCCACCCACTACGGCCGCATCTGCCCCATCGAGACCCCGGAAGGGCCCAACATCGGGCTCATCGTCTCGCTGAGCACCTATGGCCGCATCAACCGCTACGGCTTCATCGAGACCCCATATCTCAAGGTGGTCGACCGGAAGGTCACCGGGGAGGTGGTCTACCTCACCGCCAGCGAGGAAGAGGGCCAGACCATCGCCCAGGCCACCACCGAGGTGGACAAGAAGGGGCGCATCGTGGCCGACCGGGTGGGGGCCCGCCGCCGTGGCGAGTTCGTCATCGTGCCCGCCGAGGAGATCACCTACATCGACGTCGCCCCCAACCAGATGGTGAGCGTCTCCGCCTCGCTCATCCCCTTCCTCGAGAACGACGACGCCAACCGCGCCCTCATGGGGTCCAACATGCAGCGGCAGGCGGTGCCGCTCCTGGTGAGCGAGGCCCCCCTGGTGGGCACCGGGATGGAGACCCACGTGGCCCGGGACTCCGGGGTGACGGTCATCGCCCGGCGCGACGGCTGGGTGGAGGACGTGGACGCCCGGCGCCTCGTGGTGGCCTACGACGAGGACGAGAAGCAGGGCCTCCCCGTGGAGGTGGACATCCACAAGCTGACCAAGTACCAGAAGTCCAACCAGACCACCACCCTCAACCAGCGGCCCCTGGTGAAGCCCGGCCAGCGGGTCCGGGCGGGCCAGGTCCTGGTGGACGGGCCGAGCACCGACCGGGGCGAGCTGGCCCTCGGCCGGAACGTGGTGGTGGCCTTCATGCCCTGGCGGGGCTACAACTTCGAGGACGCCATCGTGGTCAGCGAGCGGATCGCCCGCGACGACGTCTTCACCTCGGTCCACATCGAGGAGTTCGAGGTGGAGGCGCGGGACACCAAGCTCGGCAAGGAGGAGATCACCCGGGACATCCCCAACGTGGGGGAGGACGCCCTCAAGAACCTCGACGACAGCGGCATCGTCCGCATCGGGGCCGAGGTGAAGGCCGGCGACATCCTGGTGGGCAAGGTCACCCCGAAGGGTGAGACCCAGCTCTCCCCGGAGGAGAAGCTCCTCAGGGCCATCTTCGGCGAGAAGGCCGGCGACGTCCGGGACACCTCCCTCCGCGTCCCCCCGGGGATCGAGGGCGTGGTGGTGGACGCCAAGGTCTTCTCCCGCAAGGGGGTGGAGAAGGACACCCGCTCCAAGGCCATCGAGGACCTCGAGATCGCCCAGATCCTCAAGGACCAGGAGGACGAGATCACCGTCATCCGCCGCACCACCCTCAAGAAGCTCGAGTCCGTCCTGGTGGGGAAGAAGGCGGCGGTGGCCATCAAGGGGGCCAAGGGCCAGGTCCTCCTCGACAAGGGCACCAAGATCACCCGGGAGTTGCTCGAGAAGATCCCCGTCTACCGCCTCCGCGATCTCACCCTGGAAGGCAAGAAGAAGATCGAGCCCGCCGTCGGCGAGGCCCTGGCCTGGTACGAGGCCGAGGTGGCGCGCATCAAGAACTACTTCGAGGGCAAGATCGAGCGCCTCAAGAAGGGGGACGAGCTGCCGCCGGGGGTCATCAAGATGGTCAAGGTCTACGTGGCCATGAAGCGCAAGCTCTCGGTGGGCGACAAGATGGCCGGCCGCCACGGCAACAAGGGCGTCGTCTCGTGCATCGTGCCCATGGAGGACATGCCCTACTTCGCCGACGGAACCCCGGTGGACATCGTCTTGAACCCCCTGGGCGTGCCGTCCCGGATGAACGTGGGCCAGATCCTCGAGGTGCACCTCGGATGGGCCGCCAAGAACCTCGGCGCCCAGCTGGCCCAGCTGGCCCGGGAGCGCCGGGTGGCCGAGATCCGGGAAAAACTCTCCCGCATCTATTCCAAGGAGGAGGTCGAGGCCCTCATCGGGGGCAAGGACGACGATGGCGTCTGCGAGACGGCCCTGGAGCTGGAGGCCGGCATCCCGGTGGCCACCCCGGTCTTCGACGGGGCCCGGGAGGACGCCATCCGGCATCTCCTGGTGGAGGCGGGCCAGTCCGAGCTCGGCGAGGTCACCCTCTACGACGGCCAGACCGGGGAGCCCTTCGCCGAGCCCGTGACCGTGGGCGTCATGTACATGCTGAAGCTCCACCACCTGGTGGACGACAAGATCCACGCCCGGTCCACCGGGCCCTATTCCCTGGTGACCCAGCAGCCCCTGGGGGGCAAGGCCCAGTTCGGCGGCCAGCGGCTGGGCGAGATGGAGGTCTGGGCCATGGAGGCCTACGGGGCCGCCTACTCGCTGCAGGAGTTCCTCACCGTGAAGTCCGACGACGTGGTGGGCCGTTCCCGGATGTACGAGAAGATCGTCAAGGGGAACAACTTCCTCGAGGCCGGGCTGCCCGAGTCCTT
- the rplL gene encoding 50S ribosomal protein L7/L12 codes for MAITKEDVIEFIANMSVLELSELVKEMEEKFGVSAAAPVAVAAAAPGAAAGGAEPAEEKTEFDAILTEAGGQKIQVIKEVRALTGLGLKEAKELVESAPKPIKEGVSKEEAEKIKEQIEKVGGKVEIK; via the coding sequence ATGGCCATCACCAAGGAAGACGTCATCGAATTCATTGCCAATATGTCGGTCCTCGAGCTCTCCGAGCTCGTCAAGGAGATGGAGGAGAAGTTCGGGGTGAGCGCCGCCGCGCCCGTGGCGGTGGCCGCCGCCGCTCCCGGCGCGGCGGCCGGCGGCGCCGAGCCCGCCGAGGAGAAGACGGAGTTCGACGCCATCCTGACCGAGGCGGGCGGGCAGAAGATCCAGGTCATCAAGGAGGTCCGCGCCCTGACCGGCCTCGGCCTGAAAGAGGCCAAGGAACTCGTCGAGAGTGCTCCCAAGCCCATCAAGGAAGGGGTCTCCAAGGAGGAGGCCGAGAAGATCAAGGAGCAGATCGAGAAGGTCGGCGGCAAGGTTGAGATCAAGTAA
- the rplJ gene encoding 50S ribosomal protein L10: protein MPVSRAEKEKIVEELHERFSRAAVVVATRFTGLNVAALTELRKKIREAGAEYRVVKNTLLRRAVEGTPVAGMSEEFTGPNAVAIGYDDPVAVAKVLADFAKDHPELEVKGGMLAGARIDAAGVQALAKLPSREVLLAQLLSVMVAVPTGLVQVLAAVPRKLLYALRALEEQKKAA from the coding sequence TTGCCTGTATCCAGAGCGGAAAAGGAAAAGATCGTCGAGGAGTTGCACGAGCGTTTCTCGCGGGCGGCCGTCGTGGTGGCCACCCGGTTCACCGGCTTGAACGTGGCGGCCCTGACGGAGCTCAGGAAGAAGATCCGGGAGGCGGGCGCCGAGTACCGGGTGGTGAAGAACACCCTGCTCCGGCGGGCCGTCGAGGGGACGCCCGTGGCCGGGATGAGCGAGGAGTTCACCGGTCCCAACGCCGTGGCCATCGGCTACGACGACCCGGTGGCGGTGGCGAAGGTCCTGGCCGACTTCGCCAAGGACCACCCGGAACTCGAGGTGAAGGGCGGGATGCTCGCCGGCGCCCGCATCGACGCCGCCGGCGTCCAGGCCCTGGCGAAGCTGCCGAGCCGGGAGGTCCTCCTGGCCCAGCTGCTCTCCGTCATGGTGGCCGTTCCCACCGGCCTCGTCCAGGTGCTGGCCGCCGTGCCGCGGAAGCTGCTCTACGCGCTTCGGGCCCTGGAGGAACAGAAGAAGGCCGCCTGA